A single Dermacentor variabilis isolate Ectoservices chromosome 9, ASM5094787v1, whole genome shotgun sequence DNA region contains:
- the LOC142558422 gene encoding uncharacterized protein LOC142558422 has translation MWDTFASCSNVFCDFAGFLLSESRDEYHSLVHVRGQQHYCRQCAYVTKYKSSMNAHLRTHTGERPFKCPMCTNRFTQNANLKKHLRSHTGERPYKCHLCPNKFTQKCHLKQHLLSHTGERPFSCVHCTASFSRKEILDKHMSSHTGKKHIASCSDVSCGFAGFLPSGSMDEYLSLVSVRGQQHSCRQCAYVTKYKYNMNTHLRTHTGERPFKCHLCPSAFTTSSNLTQHLRIHTGERPYQCRLCPSAFTTSSNLTQHLRSHTGECLFFCVYCDASFLRKDHLASHMSYHTGEKP, from the exons ATGTGGGACACATTTGCATCATGTTCCAATGTTTTTTGTGACTTTGCAGGTTTCCTACTGTCGGAGTCCAGGGACGAGTACCACTCGCTCGTGCATGTGCGGGGCCAACAGCATTACTGCCGGCAGTGCGCTTATGTGACCAAGTACAAGAGCAGCATGAATGCACACCTGCGCACACACACAGGCGAGCGCCCCTTCAAGTGCCCCATGTGCACAAACAGGTTCACTCAGAATGCCAACTTGAAAAAGCATCTGCGCAGCCACACAGGCGAGCGCCCCTACAAGTGCCACCTGTGCCCTAACAAATTTACTCAGAAGTGCCACCTCAAGCAGCATCTGCTCAGCCACACAGGAGAGCGCCCCTTTTCCTGCGTGCACTGCACTGCATCCTTTTCGCGGAAGGAAATCCTCGACAAACACATGTCCTCTCACACTGGAAAGAA ACACATTGCATCATGTTCCGATGTTTCTTGTGGCTTTGCAGGTTTCTTACCGTCGGGATCCATGGATGAGTACCTGTCGCTCGTGTCTGTGCGTGGCCAGCAGCATTCCTGCCGGCAGTGCGCCTATGTGACCAAATACAAGTACAACATGAACACACACCTGCGCACACACACAGGCGAACGCCCCTTCAAGTGCCACCTCTGCCCGAGCGCATTCACCACAAGCTCCAACCTGACGCAGCATCTGCGTATCCACACAGGCGAGCGCCCTTACCAGTGCCGTCTCTGCCCGAGCGCGTTCACAACAAGTTCCAACCTGACACAGCATCTCCGCAGCCACACAGGAGAATGCCTCTTTTTCTGCGTCTACTGTGATGCATCCTTTTTACGGAAGGACCACCTTGCTAGCCACATGTCCTATCACACAGGAGAGAAGCCCTAA